The Chryseobacterium nakagawai genome has a segment encoding these proteins:
- a CDS encoding S9 family peptidase, protein MNLNSKIFGTAYIVLSSIMINAQNSAAKLPGDPTLPSTKANLEKLVSYDKGDFKYKVEDYFARPKASAFKISPDGKYLSYKEKDKDRKNHVYVKDLNSGKITKAIVEKDDLIKAYGWLNKSRLFYTQDKGGNENIHLYAANVDGTNLKDLTPFDGITLGEINPIKDTDFVVVTMNKNNKQIFEPYKINFVTGEMTQLYENKDVNSPIDGYIFDKDGNLRGYSVLENGLTTKTYYKDLQTGKFNLLKSADWSDTFSIIRFNDNSKNKDEAYVVTNLDSDKTRIVLYDLKKNAVIKEVYANPVFDVSSISLAGKNRNYELDYISYEGLKGETVPVSKFYKEVDDKLKAQFGDKEFSIVSSDDNDDKLLVVVGSDKLYGTYYEYDTKTKQTKLLYNLMPQLKEEDMAEMRPIEFKSRDGLTIRGYITLPKAALEGKKVPLIVNPHGGPQGIRDHWGFNPETQLFASRGYATLQVNFRISGGYGKEFQKAGYKQIGRKAMDDVEDGVKYAISQGWIDKDKIAIYGGSHGGYATLMGLIKTPDLYACGVDYVGVSNIFTFFDSFPEYWKPYKEMVKQIWYDLDNPEEAKIAKEVSPVFQIDKIKKPLFVVQGANDPRVNINESDQIVKAMRAKGFEVPYMVKYDEGHGFGKEPNRIELYKSMLGFFAENFNKK, encoded by the coding sequence ATGAATCTAAATTCCAAAATTTTCGGTACAGCTTATATTGTACTTTCTTCTATTATGATCAATGCACAAAACTCCGCAGCTAAACTTCCGGGAGATCCCACGCTTCCGTCTACAAAAGCCAATCTTGAGAAACTCGTATCCTATGATAAGGGAGATTTCAAATATAAAGTAGAAGATTATTTTGCAAGGCCAAAAGCTTCAGCATTTAAAATATCTCCCGATGGGAAATATCTTTCTTATAAAGAAAAAGATAAAGACCGCAAAAATCACGTATATGTTAAAGATCTGAATTCTGGAAAAATTACCAAGGCTATTGTTGAAAAAGATGATTTGATAAAAGCATATGGATGGTTGAATAAAAGTCGTTTGTTTTATACTCAAGATAAAGGAGGAAATGAAAATATTCACTTATACGCAGCAAATGTAGATGGAACAAATCTTAAAGATTTAACCCCATTTGACGGAATTACATTGGGAGAGATTAACCCGATAAAAGATACCGATTTCGTTGTGGTCACTATGAATAAAAATAATAAGCAGATCTTCGAACCTTATAAAATCAATTTTGTAACAGGGGAAATGACTCAGCTGTATGAAAATAAAGATGTCAATAGTCCTATTGATGGGTATATTTTTGATAAAGACGGAAATTTAAGAGGATATAGTGTTCTTGAAAACGGGCTGACTACTAAAACTTATTACAAAGATTTGCAGACAGGAAAATTCAATCTTCTGAAATCTGCAGACTGGTCGGATACCTTCAGCATTATCAGATTTAATGATAACTCTAAGAACAAAGACGAAGCTTATGTAGTGACCAATCTGGATAGTGATAAGACAAGAATTGTTTTGTATGATCTTAAGAAAAATGCAGTAATCAAGGAAGTGTATGCTAACCCTGTATTTGATGTGAGTTCGATAAGCTTAGCAGGTAAGAACAGAAATTATGAACTGGATTACATCAGCTATGAAGGTTTGAAAGGCGAGACAGTACCCGTAAGTAAGTTTTATAAGGAAGTTGATGACAAATTAAAAGCCCAGTTTGGAGATAAAGAGTTTAGTATTGTTTCGTCAGACGATAATGATGATAAACTTTTGGTAGTGGTAGGAAGTGACAAATTATACGGAACTTACTATGAGTATGATACTAAAACCAAACAGACAAAACTTCTTTATAATCTGATGCCACAGCTGAAAGAAGAAGATATGGCTGAAATGAGGCCTATTGAATTCAAAAGTAGAGACGGATTAACCATTCGTGGGTATATTACACTACCTAAAGCGGCTTTGGAAGGGAAAAAAGTTCCTTTGATCGTAAACCCTCACGGTGGTCCTCAGGGAATCAGAGATCATTGGGGTTTCAATCCGGAAACTCAATTGTTTGCAAGCCGAGGGTATGCCACGCTTCAGGTGAATTTCAGAATTTCAGGGGGATATGGAAAAGAATTCCAAAAAGCTGGATACAAGCAGATCGGAAGAAAAGCTATGGATGATGTGGAAGATGGAGTAAAATATGCGATCAGCCAGGGTTGGATAGATAAGGATAAAATAGCCATTTATGGAGGAAGTCATGGAGGATATGCTACTTTAATGGGATTGATTAAAACTCCGGACCTATACGCTTGTGGTGTAGACTATGTGGGAGTATCTAATATCTTTACCTTCTTTGATTCCTTCCCGGAATATTGGAAGCCTTATAAAGAAATGGTAAAACAGATCTGGTATGATTTGGATAACCCGGAAGAAGCTAAAATTGCTAAAGAAGTATCACCGGTATTTCAAATTGATAAGATTAAGAAACCATTATTTGTGGTACAAGGGGCGAATGACCCTAGGGTAAATATTAACGAGTCTGATCAGATCGTAAAAGCAATGCGTGCAAAAGGATTTGAAGTTCCTTATATGGTAAAATATGACGAAGGGCATGGATTTGGAAAAGAGCCCAACAGAATCGAATTGTATAAATCTATGCTAGGTTTTTTTGCTGAGAATTTCAATAAAAAATAA
- a CDS encoding DoxX family protein → MKLLVILFGTFILALLGTMLFQGKPDLLFSGNLGMAVFILFTGFSHFKFQKGMAMMIPDFIPAKMFWVYSTGILEIAAGIGLMIPAIREMTAVLLIIFYILVFIANINSSQKKINIFKADYTGPGMQYLYKQRIPMQIILIAWTLYFGIYLH, encoded by the coding sequence ATGAAATTATTAGTAATTCTTTTCGGGACATTTATATTGGCTTTACTGGGAACCATGCTATTTCAGGGTAAGCCGGATCTTTTATTCTCAGGGAATCTTGGGATGGCGGTTTTCATCCTATTTACAGGATTCTCCCATTTTAAATTTCAAAAGGGAATGGCAATGATGATTCCGGATTTTATTCCTGCTAAAATGTTTTGGGTGTATAGTACCGGGATTTTGGAGATTGCTGCAGGAATAGGTCTTATGATTCCTGCTATTCGTGAAATGACAGCTGTTTTGCTGATTATTTTCTATATATTGGTTTTTATAGCTAATATCAATTCATCCCAAAAGAAGATTAATATTTTTAAAGCAGATTACACAGGTCCGGGGATGCAATATCTTTATAAACAGAGAATTCCCATGCAGATCATTTTAATAGCTTGGACCTTGTATTTCGGAATTTATCTACATTAA
- a CDS encoding SRPBCC family protein — METLSYETIIDAPLQKVWDILWSPETYSQWTKYFGAGSSVMKSDWQVGGKTYFLNEKGDGMVSTIDSLEEPHQIVFKHLGMTENGVEDTQSKEVMEWSGCFEKYFLIDFDGKTKLHTEVQVDSEWRDHMETGFTKGLIVVKSLAEGGNISSV, encoded by the coding sequence ATGGAAACCCTATCATACGAAACAATAATAGATGCTCCTTTACAGAAGGTATGGGACATTCTCTGGAGTCCTGAAACATACAGCCAATGGACAAAATACTTTGGTGCCGGATCTTCTGTTATGAAATCCGACTGGCAGGTTGGCGGAAAGACTTATTTCCTTAATGAAAAAGGAGATGGAATGGTTTCTACCATAGACAGCCTGGAGGAACCCCATCAAATTGTTTTTAAGCATTTGGGAATGACCGAAAATGGAGTAGAAGACACACAAAGCAAAGAAGTTATGGAGTGGAGCGGTTGTTTTGAAAAATATTTTCTGATAGATTTTGATGGGAAAACTAAGCTTCACACTGAAGTTCAGGTAGACAGTGAATGGCGGGATCATATGGAGACAGGATTTACAAAAGGATTGATCGTTGTGAAAAGTTTGGCTGAAGGGGGAAATATCAGTTCGGTATAG
- a CDS encoding SRPBCC family protein, with product MEQLSYEIEINAEPEKVWSVLWGDITYRQWTTAFTEGSFYEGELEENNIIKFLDPKHNGMYSRVEKVIPNEEIRFLHLGEIYEGIEVAKDWGDATESYFLEENDEGILLKAVIKTPAEFKDFFEEKFPKALNIIKHLSENQL from the coding sequence ATGGAACAATTATCATATGAAATAGAAATCAATGCAGAACCTGAAAAAGTATGGAGTGTCCTTTGGGGAGATATTACCTACAGACAATGGACAACGGCTTTTACAGAAGGTTCTTTTTATGAAGGAGAACTGGAAGAAAATAACATTATAAAATTCTTAGACCCTAAGCATAACGGGATGTACAGCCGTGTTGAAAAAGTGATTCCCAATGAGGAAATTAGATTTCTGCACCTAGGAGAAATTTATGAAGGAATTGAAGTCGCTAAGGATTGGGGTGATGCAACGGAATCTTATTTCCTGGAAGAAAATGATGAAGGAATACTATTGAAAGCCGTCATTAAAACTCCGGCGGAGTTTAAAGATTTTTTTGAAGAAAAATTTCCCAAAGCGCTGAATATTATCAAGCACCTTTCAGAAAACCAGCTTTAA
- a CDS encoding SDR family oxidoreductase: MKTQNKSQSKSKVPKEGQFPEIIRNDYQGSQKLLNKKAVISGGDSGIGQAVAVHFAREGADVAIIYKESDNDAKETKRLVEKEGRKCLLMKGNLTRKVFRTQCAQKIKKSWNKIDILVNNAGIHTSKNSLEKISDDQIQETFDTNIISMISFTRNFLMMMKKGGRVICTTSVTAYRGSDHLIDYAATKGAILSFIRSLADNLAEKEILVNGVAPGPIWTPLVKEAFDDLSTFGKDTPLKRAGQPSEVAPAYVFLASKDASYITGEVIHINGGDFVGG; this comes from the coding sequence ATGAAAACACAGAACAAATCACAATCTAAGTCGAAAGTTCCTAAGGAAGGGCAATTTCCGGAAATTATCCGTAATGACTATCAGGGAAGTCAAAAGTTATTAAATAAGAAAGCCGTTATTTCAGGAGGTGACAGTGGAATAGGCCAGGCGGTGGCCGTTCATTTTGCAAGGGAAGGAGCAGATGTTGCCATTATCTATAAGGAAAGTGATAATGATGCCAAAGAAACCAAAAGACTGGTAGAAAAAGAAGGCAGAAAATGCCTTTTGATGAAAGGCAATCTTACCAGAAAAGTGTTCAGAACCCAATGTGCTCAAAAGATTAAAAAGTCATGGAATAAGATTGATATTCTTGTTAATAACGCAGGAATTCACACTTCAAAAAATAGTCTGGAAAAAATATCTGATGATCAGATTCAAGAGACATTTGATACCAATATCATTTCTATGATTTCTTTTACCCGGAATTTTCTTATGATGATGAAAAAAGGAGGGCGGGTTATTTGCACAACTTCCGTTACAGCCTATCGGGGAAGCGATCATCTGATTGATTATGCTGCAACAAAAGGAGCGATCTTATCCTTTATTCGTTCATTGGCTGATAATCTTGCTGAAAAAGAAATTTTGGTGAACGGTGTTGCACCAGGGCCTATATGGACGCCACTTGTAAAAGAAGCATTTGATGATCTTTCAACATTTGGAAAAGATACTCCGCTGAAACGTGCTGGCCAGCCATCAGAAGTCGCTCCGGCTTATGTTTTTCTTGCTTCTAAAGATGCCAGTTATATTACAGGTGAGGTGATTCATATCAATGGCGGAGATTTTGTTGGAGGTTAA
- a CDS encoding VOC family protein — protein sequence MNNDIFPCLWYDGDAKQSAEFYCKVFGGEITADTPVVMNIDLFGQRLMLLNGGPHFKKNPSISFMVICDSEDEVQKYWDQLLEGGMALMELGSYSWSKKYGWVQDKYGVTWQLFLGEKAQEQKIVPTLMFIHENNGKAKEAMELYTQTFPNSSIGNILKYGDGSEGHANPEPTENVQHANFVIDGYSLFCMDNSYDHQFDFNEGISLVVMTDDQQQTDTYWNALTSNGGRESMCGWLKDKYGLSWQIVPKRLIQLMNDPNQEKAYQVVQAMMKMQKIIIQDLEDAYNS from the coding sequence ATGAATAACGATATTTTTCCATGTCTCTGGTATGACGGAGACGCCAAGCAATCCGCAGAATTTTACTGCAAGGTTTTTGGTGGCGAAATTACGGCAGATACACCTGTGGTAATGAACATTGATTTGTTCGGACAAAGATTAATGCTTTTGAATGGTGGTCCTCATTTCAAAAAGAATCCTTCCATTTCATTTATGGTAATCTGTGATTCCGAAGATGAGGTGCAAAAATATTGGGATCAATTACTGGAAGGAGGGATGGCTCTTATGGAACTTGGGTCATATTCATGGAGTAAGAAATATGGATGGGTTCAGGATAAATATGGCGTGACCTGGCAATTATTTTTAGGAGAAAAAGCACAGGAGCAGAAAATAGTCCCTACTTTGATGTTTATTCATGAAAATAATGGAAAAGCCAAAGAAGCAATGGAGCTTTATACTCAAACATTCCCAAATTCAAGCATTGGAAACATTTTGAAATATGGTGATGGAAGTGAAGGACATGCTAATCCTGAGCCAACAGAAAATGTTCAGCATGCCAATTTTGTTATTGATGGTTACTCTTTATTCTGTATGGATAATTCTTACGATCATCAGTTTGATTTTAATGAGGGTATTTCACTGGTTGTGATGACCGATGACCAACAGCAAACCGATACTTACTGGAATGCACTTACCTCAAACGGAGGCAGAGAAAGTATGTGTGGTTGGTTAAAAGATAAATATGGGTTAAGTTGGCAGATTGTGCCTAAAAGACTGATTCAGCTAATGAACGATCCAAATCAGGAAAAAGCCTATCAAGTGGTACAGGCGATGATGAAAATGCAGAAAATTATTATTCAGGATTTAGAAGACGCTTATAATTCTTAA
- a CDS encoding helix-hairpin-helix domain-containing protein has protein sequence MINLVIMSKSLNSIYTVSYDPEEDFLLGVIAVPARIALKKEKIDSLEKLSDYSEKEILQLHGFGKNAMIKLKDYMKEHQMCFKEA, from the coding sequence ATGATCAATTTAGTTATCATGTCAAAGAGTTTGAATTCCATATATACTGTTAGCTATGATCCTGAGGAAGACTTTCTTTTGGGGGTTATTGCAGTACCTGCAAGAATAGCTTTAAAGAAGGAAAAAATAGATTCTTTGGAAAAACTGTCAGATTATTCTGAAAAAGAGATCCTGCAGCTTCATGGTTTCGGGAAAAATGCAATGATAAAGCTGAAAGATTATATGAAGGAGCATCAGATGTGTTTTAAGGAAGCATAA
- a CDS encoding SRPBCC family protein yields the protein MDPIKIDITILAPVEKVWNYFNDPKHITKWNFAHESWHCPSSENDLKVGGKFKNKMEAKDKSFAFDFEGVYDEVTPLELIKYHLEDGRNVEVIFDKIDENTTKVIEIFDPEKQNSVEMQRDGWYAILNNFHKYVENH from the coding sequence ATGGACCCAATTAAAATAGACATTACCATTTTAGCACCGGTAGAAAAAGTATGGAATTATTTCAATGACCCCAAGCATATTACCAAATGGAATTTTGCTCACGAAAGCTGGCATTGTCCCAGTTCTGAAAACGACCTGAAGGTGGGCGGGAAGTTTAAAAACAAAATGGAAGCAAAAGATAAAAGCTTTGCATTTGATTTTGAAGGAGTGTATGATGAAGTAACCCCTCTTGAACTTATAAAATACCATTTGGAAGATGGGCGTAATGTAGAGGTGATCTTTGATAAGATTGATGAGAATACCACAAAAGTTATTGAAATTTTCGATCCCGAGAAACAAAATTCTGTGGAAATGCAACGAGATGGCTGGTATGCTATTCTCAACAATTTCCATAAGTATGTTGAGAATCATTAA
- a CDS encoding VOC family protein: protein MAKLNPYLNFDGTAEEAFNFYKSIFGGEFVGEIHKMGNAPGTENLSEEEKNRVMHIALPVGSDLLMASDIVPSFGQKLNVGNNNYVSIFPESREDADRIFKGLSEGGNVEMPLEDQFWGDYFGSFQDKYGVHWMINYNEEYTK, encoded by the coding sequence ATGGCAAAATTAAATCCGTACTTAAATTTTGATGGAACCGCCGAAGAAGCTTTCAATTTTTACAAATCCATTTTTGGTGGTGAATTCGTAGGTGAAATTCATAAAATGGGAAATGCTCCCGGTACTGAAAACCTTTCTGAAGAAGAAAAAAACAGAGTAATGCATATTGCTCTTCCAGTGGGAAGTGACCTTTTAATGGCATCTGATATTGTTCCTAGCTTCGGGCAGAAGTTAAATGTGGGAAATAATAACTATGTTTCCATTTTCCCAGAATCAAGAGAAGATGCAGACAGAATCTTTAAAGGACTTTCTGAAGGTGGAAATGTAGAAATGCCTCTTGAAGACCAGTTTTGGGGAGACTATTTTGGTAGCTTTCAGGATAAATATGGTGTACATTGGATGATAAACTATAATGAAGAATACACGAAATAA
- a CDS encoding alpha/beta fold hydrolase, translating into MNPLEKGYKQVNGIQMYYEIYGSGKPLVLIHGGGSSILYDFKEVIARLENEFQLIGIDLQNHGRSEHRDIPETFEQDADDVAALLKGLNVDKASFWGFSNGGNTVIQIGHRHPKIVEKLVVASAFYKRNGMIDGFFEMMNEATFDSMPEPFKINFLNLNPDFSKLENLFEKDSKRMQTFVDWDDEVLRSIESPTLFISGDKDVMKPEHTTAMWRLVENSQLMILPVGHGTYMMPDFDGSLNENLVNFTIKEVANFLNN; encoded by the coding sequence ATGAATCCATTAGAAAAAGGATATAAGCAAGTCAACGGGATCCAGATGTATTATGAAATCTATGGTTCAGGAAAACCTCTGGTTTTAATTCATGGGGGAGGTTCCTCTATTCTCTATGACTTTAAAGAAGTCATTGCAAGGCTGGAAAATGAATTTCAGCTTATTGGAATAGATCTCCAGAATCATGGGCGAAGTGAACACCGTGATATTCCTGAAACATTTGAACAGGACGCTGATGATGTAGCAGCACTTTTGAAGGGCCTTAATGTTGATAAAGCTTCATTCTGGGGATTCAGTAATGGGGGAAATACCGTAATACAGATTGGGCATCGTCATCCCAAAATTGTAGAAAAACTGGTTGTGGCTTCAGCATTTTATAAAAGAAACGGAATGATAGATGGCTTTTTTGAAATGATGAATGAAGCTACATTTGACTCCATGCCGGAGCCTTTCAAAATCAACTTTTTGAACCTAAACCCAGACTTTTCTAAACTGGAAAATCTCTTCGAAAAGGATAGCAAAAGAATGCAAACTTTTGTAGACTGGGATGATGAAGTGCTACGTTCTATAGAATCACCTACTTTGTTTATCAGTGGGGATAAGGATGTGATGAAACCGGAACATACCACAGCAATGTGGCGGCTGGTAGAAAATTCACAATTAATGATCCTTCCTGTAGGACATGGAACTTATATGATGCCTGATTTTGATGGCAGCCTCAATGAAAATTTAGTCAACTTTACCATAAAAGAAGTTGCAAATTTTTTAAATAATTAA
- a CDS encoding DinB family protein codes for MDTPKSKKIELVIPAYRMHTQSFINVLDGISEEDALKRIENKTNHIIWMAGNFVNMRYGLGWVLGLQEKDPNNDLFFQGKALDESFTYPTLADLKKNFHDISAKVYQKLLEVTDEELDEIFEIGMNIPFIKETKLNFVGMCIGREDYLCGQIGLMRRILDYPGMKYDVDENIKY; via the coding sequence ATGGACACACCAAAATCAAAAAAAATAGAACTCGTTATTCCGGCTTATAGAATGCATACCCAAAGCTTTATCAATGTTTTGGATGGTATTTCGGAAGAAGATGCTTTGAAAAGAATTGAAAACAAAACCAACCATATTATCTGGATGGCAGGAAACTTTGTGAATATGCGCTACGGCTTAGGCTGGGTACTTGGGCTTCAGGAGAAAGATCCTAATAATGATTTGTTCTTTCAGGGAAAAGCATTGGACGAAAGCTTTACATATCCAACACTAGCAGATTTGAAGAAAAATTTTCATGATATTTCTGCAAAAGTATATCAGAAGTTATTGGAGGTAACCGACGAAGAATTGGATGAAATTTTTGAAATAGGGATGAATATTCCTTTTATTAAAGAAACCAAGCTCAATTTTGTTGGCATGTGCATTGGTAGGGAAGATTATCTCTGCGGGCAAATAGGTTTGATGCGTAGAATTTTAGACTATCCGGGAATGAAGTATGATGTGGATGAAAATATTAAATATTAA
- a CDS encoding DinB family protein: METKSNEITLIQHQVSVTYKAISINIEGITHEESMIFPNGEGNCMNWVLGHLIDVRNGLLHILGEGSIWNGEPFSAYKRGVIALEKKDEFVDFEELKSYLQKSQEKLEAKLNILDRFNPENINDIATLCFHENYHSGQLGYIRRLLGKSGGIK, encoded by the coding sequence ATGGAAACAAAATCAAATGAGATAACATTGATACAACACCAAGTAAGTGTTACCTATAAAGCGATCTCAATCAATATAGAAGGAATTACCCATGAGGAATCAATGATTTTTCCTAATGGTGAAGGCAATTGTATGAACTGGGTGTTAGGACATTTAATTGACGTAAGAAATGGTTTGTTACATATTCTGGGAGAGGGCTCGATATGGAATGGAGAACCATTTTCAGCTTATAAGAGAGGGGTTATTGCTTTAGAAAAAAAAGATGAGTTTGTAGATTTTGAAGAATTAAAGTCTTATCTGCAAAAATCTCAGGAAAAACTGGAAGCAAAATTAAATATCCTTGATAGGTTTAATCCTGAAAATATTAATGATATTGCAACACTCTGCTTTCATGAGAACTATCACTCCGGACAGTTGGGATATATTCGAAGGCTCTTGGGTAAATCAGGAGGAATAAAATGA
- a CDS encoding VOC family protein yields MKINQIYVNLPVKDVQKTRAFWTKLGFSINEQFSNDKAVSVVMKEDHIYTMFLKEEFFQTFTNRPFAKGDTTQVLLAIGVESNEEVDWIVKTAIENGGSKYSESIDYGWMYQSAFADIDGHQWEVMHADLSKMPTEIHQS; encoded by the coding sequence ATGAAAATCAATCAAATTTATGTCAATTTACCTGTAAAAGACGTACAGAAAACGAGAGCGTTCTGGACAAAGCTTGGTTTTTCCATCAACGAACAGTTTTCAAACGATAAAGCAGTAAGTGTAGTGATGAAGGAAGATCATATCTACACCATGTTTCTGAAAGAAGAATTTTTTCAAACCTTTACCAACAGACCTTTTGCCAAAGGAGATACAACGCAGGTGCTTCTTGCTATCGGAGTAGAGAGTAATGAAGAAGTAGATTGGATAGTAAAGACAGCCATTGAAAACGGAGGTTCAAAGTACAGCGAATCTATAGATTACGGTTGGATGTACCAAAGTGCCTTTGCAGATATAGATGGCCATCAGTGGGAAGTAATGCATGCTGATCTTTCTAAGATGCCTACAGAAATTCATCAATCCTAA
- a CDS encoding Crp/Fnr family transcriptional regulator, translating into MTHQSLEICYDFPFFLQEELDEIFQAHEKKFFQKGDFILEEGKMANEYYILDSGLARSFVNDFNGNEVTTHFFVENEVIIEVLSMFQRIPTQENIVCITDCECWKMGYDTFEELFHKIPNLREWGRAWMSKELFDYKQRSVEMFTLSATKRYLNLMEQKPKVVQFAPLKQIASYLGITDTSLSRIRKELVSHPKKN; encoded by the coding sequence ATGACTCACCAATCACTTGAAATCTGTTACGATTTTCCTTTTTTTCTTCAGGAAGAACTTGATGAAATATTTCAGGCTCATGAAAAGAAATTCTTTCAAAAAGGTGATTTTATTCTTGAGGAAGGCAAGATGGCTAATGAATACTATATTCTGGATAGCGGATTGGCACGTTCATTTGTAAATGATTTTAATGGAAATGAGGTAACAACCCATTTTTTTGTAGAGAATGAAGTGATTATTGAGGTATTATCTATGTTTCAAAGAATTCCGACTCAGGAAAATATTGTCTGTATCACAGACTGCGAATGCTGGAAAATGGGATATGATACTTTTGAGGAATTATTTCATAAGATCCCCAACCTTAGAGAATGGGGAAGAGCCTGGATGTCTAAAGAACTTTTTGATTACAAGCAGCGATCTGTAGAAATGTTTACCTTATCAGCTACCAAAAGGTATCTTAATCTAATGGAACAAAAACCTAAAGTGGTACAATTTGCTCCCTTGAAGCAGATTGCATCCTATCTGGGTATAACCGATACTTCATTGAGCAGAATTCGTAAAGAATTGGTCTCTCATCCCAAAAAAAATTAA
- a CDS encoding DUF763 domain-containing protein: MKRSGTADLPLHYGKVPPWLYERMSVLGLSIVEAILTDYGKDEVLRRLADPFWFQSFGAVMGMDWHSSGITTSVMGALKRSINPNSQSLGLYICGGKGKFSRETPSELIQIADKTGLNGHELVKASKLSAKVDNTAIQDGYQLYLHNFILSDNGSWSVVQQGMHESDGTARRYHWHSGNMTSFIQEPHTGINGVSRGRILNLTDSEAAENRKGILDISHTDSIDVMKDFSRLILPAHHDVQASDVDLKRLGALLYVTREQQPQNFEDLLMLEGVGPRTMQSLALVSEVIHGAPSRFADPARFSFAHGGKDGHPFPVPINVYDESISILRKGIEKSKLGNSDKLNTLNKLHQIVTKAEKDFTPDFDIQKVIEDERQNSWRFGGKTVMGDAQKPSPPKPIQLSLF, translated from the coding sequence ATGAAACGTTCAGGAACTGCAGATTTACCCCTTCACTATGGCAAAGTACCGCCATGGCTGTATGAACGGATGTCTGTTCTCGGACTTTCCATTGTTGAAGCTATTTTGACGGATTATGGTAAAGATGAGGTGCTTCGCAGGTTAGCAGATCCGTTTTGGTTTCAAAGTTTTGGTGCTGTGATGGGCATGGATTGGCATTCTTCAGGAATAACCACTTCGGTAATGGGAGCTTTGAAACGTTCCATTAATCCTAATTCCCAATCACTCGGACTTTATATTTGTGGCGGAAAGGGGAAATTTTCACGAGAAACTCCGTCTGAATTGATTCAAATTGCAGATAAAACAGGCTTAAATGGGCATGAACTTGTAAAAGCAAGCAAACTTTCGGCAAAAGTTGATAATACAGCAATTCAGGATGGCTACCAGCTGTATCTGCATAATTTTATTCTTTCAGATAATGGAAGCTGGAGCGTTGTTCAACAGGGAATGCACGAATCAGATGGGACGGCAAGACGCTATCATTGGCATTCAGGAAATATGACCTCTTTTATACAGGAACCTCATACCGGAATTAACGGGGTTTCAAGAGGGCGCATTCTCAACCTTACAGATTCCGAGGCGGCGGAAAACCGGAAAGGAATTCTGGATATTTCTCACACGGATTCTATAGACGTCATGAAAGATTTTTCAAGATTGATTCTTCCTGCTCATCATGATGTTCAGGCTTCCGATGTTGATCTTAAGCGTTTAGGGGCGCTTTTATATGTTACCCGTGAGCAGCAACCTCAGAATTTTGAAGATTTATTGATGCTGGAAGGAGTAGGACCAAGAACCATGCAGTCTTTAGCTTTAGTGAGTGAGGTCATTCATGGAGCGCCATCAAGATTTGCTGATCCTGCAAGATTTTCTTTTGCTCATGGCGGGAAAGACGGACATCCGTTCCCGGTTCCAATCAATGTATATGATGAAAGTATCAGTATTCTCAGAAAAGGAATTGAAAAATCAAAGCTTGGAAATTCAGATAAACTGAATACTTTAAATAAACTTCATCAAATAGTAACCAAGGCTGAAAAAGATTTCACCCCAGATTTTGATATTCAGAAAGTCATTGAAGACGAACGTCAGAATTCATGGCGGTTTGGTGGTAAGACAGTGATGGGAGATGCTCAAAAGCCAAGCCCCCCAAAGCCAATTCAGCTTTCTTTATTTTAG